The following are encoded in a window of Verrucomicrobiia bacterium genomic DNA:
- a CDS encoding ribose-phosphate pyrophosphokinase, with the protein MFGNQKTIKHRGDPTMVILGGRSNPDLTNEIAEMLGNQPGDVLCGRFPEGEIQIQIRDNVRGKDVFILQSTCTPPNDNLMELLILIDAAKRASAKRVTAVLPFFGYARQDRKDRPRVPITAKLVANLLTKAGADRILTMDLHAGQIQGFFDIPVDHLYSISVLSEYLEKKQLQNLVVVSPDIGGIRMARAYATILNAKLAIVDKKREDATKTHVMNIIGSVEDKNVVITDDLVSTGGSLVEAARALKEAGALDVYAAVVHPILAGPAIDRLKKSDIKELIVTNSIPLGEEKKIPVIKQLSVAGLLAEAIFRIHNNESVSSLFSKVGVEA; encoded by the coding sequence ATGTTTGGAAATCAGAAAACGATCAAGCACCGCGGTGATCCGACGATGGTCATTCTCGGCGGCCGTTCGAATCCGGATCTTACCAACGAAATCGCGGAAATGCTCGGCAATCAGCCCGGGGACGTGTTGTGCGGGCGTTTTCCCGAAGGTGAAATCCAGATCCAGATCCGCGACAACGTGCGCGGCAAGGACGTCTTCATCCTGCAGTCGACCTGCACGCCGCCAAATGATAACCTGATGGAGCTTTTAATCCTGATCGACGCGGCCAAGCGCGCGTCCGCCAAGCGCGTGACGGCAGTGCTTCCGTTTTTCGGCTATGCGCGCCAGGACCGCAAAGACAGGCCGCGCGTTCCGATCACAGCCAAGCTTGTGGCCAACCTGCTTACGAAGGCCGGAGCGGACAGGATCCTGACGATGGACCTGCACGCGGGCCAGATCCAGGGCTTCTTTGACATCCCGGTCGATCACCTTTACTCGATCAGCGTGCTCAGCGAGTACCTTGAAAAAAAGCAGCTGCAAAATCTCGTGGTGGTTTCGCCCGACATCGGCGGCATCCGCATGGCGCGCGCTTATGCGACCATTCTCAATGCGAAGCTCGCCATCGTGGACAAAAAACGCGAAGATGCGACCAAGACGCACGTCATGAACATCATCGGTTCCGTGGAAGATAAAAACGTCGTGATTACCGACGACCTGGTTTCGACCGGCGGTTCGCTCGTCGAAGCCGCGCGCGCGCTGAAAGAGGCGGGCGCCCTCGACGTTTACGCGGCCGTGGTGCATCCGATCCTCGCGGGCCCCGCGATCGACCGGCTGAAGAAATCCGACATCAAAGAGCTTATCGTGACCAACTCGATCCCACTCGGAGAAGAGAAAAAGATTCCGGTCATCAAACAGCTTTCCGTGGCCGGGCTGCTTGCGGAGGCCATTTTCCGCATCCACAACAACGAATCCGTGAGCTCGCTGTTCTCCAAGGTTGGAGTGGAAGCATAG
- a CDS encoding 50S ribosomal protein L25/general stress protein Ctc, with protein MNTIELEAKVRKADGSRNARRLRRSGQLPAVLYGHGMTPLALEINYRAFAQILSTKAGGNAVIQLKAEGAKLKESTCLIKDLQHDPVTDLIQHVDFTVISLTEKIEVEVPIIVKNAEDCAGVKAGGILDMIYHEIEVTCLPTQIPESITVDVKVMQVGDSIHARDLKVPEGVSINLEPDEVVIAVHAPRKEEVPGAEGAEAATQPEVIEKGKKPEEGEAAPAAAAKPAAAAAKPAAEKKAK; from the coding sequence ATGAACACGATCGAACTCGAAGCTAAAGTAAGAAAGGCGGACGGCTCCAGAAACGCGCGCCGCCTGCGCCGCTCGGGCCAGCTGCCCGCGGTTCTTTACGGCCACGGCATGACGCCGCTCGCGCTGGAAATAAATTACCGTGCCTTTGCGCAGATCCTTTCCACCAAGGCCGGCGGAAACGCGGTGATCCAGCTCAAGGCCGAAGGCGCGAAGCTGAAGGAATCCACCTGCCTTATCAAGGACCTTCAGCATGATCCCGTCACCGACCTGATCCAGCACGTCGACTTTACCGTGATTTCGCTCACGGAAAAGATCGAAGTCGAAGTCCCCATCATCGTGAAGAACGCGGAAGATTGCGCCGGCGTGAAAGCGGGCGGCATTCTCGACATGATTTACCACGAGATCGAAGTGACCTGCTTGCCGACGCAGATTCCGGAAAGCATCACCGTCGACGTGAAGGTCATGCAGGTGGGCGATTCCATCCATGCCCGCGATCTGAAAGTGCCCGAGGGGGTCAGCATCAACCTCGAGCCGGACGAAGTCGTCATCGCCGTCCACGCCCCGCGCAAGGAAGAAGTTCCGGGCGCCGAAGGCGCGGAAGCTGCGACCCAGCCCGAAGTCATCGAGAAGGGCAAGAAGCCCGAAGAAGGCGAAGCTGCGCCGGCTGCTGCCGCGAAGCCCGCTGCTGCGGCTGCGAAACCCGCTGCGGAGAAGAAGGCAAAATAA
- the pth gene encoding aminoacyl-tRNA hydrolase, whose product MKLILGLGNPGRKYAGTRHNYGRMLVEYAAEAEFLQFRQDKELKAFLCSTAWNGEEIFMAYPDVYMNHSGKTAAALASHFRLDLQKDLLVVVDDLALPFGKLRLRAKGSDGGHNGLKSIHALLGTPVYARLRCGIGHPRDLPLSEEDPEVSRYVLAPFPSPEKKELQVLMRKGLEACRLWAGGTFEKAANALTQV is encoded by the coding sequence ATGAAACTTATTCTGGGGCTTGGGAATCCGGGAAGGAAATACGCCGGAACCCGGCATAACTACGGCCGCATGCTGGTCGAATATGCGGCAGAAGCGGAATTCCTTCAGTTCCGGCAGGATAAGGAGCTTAAGGCTTTTCTTTGTTCCACGGCTTGGAACGGCGAAGAAATTTTTATGGCCTATCCGGATGTTTACATGAATCACTCCGGGAAAACCGCCGCCGCTCTCGCGAGTCATTTCCGCCTGGATCTTCAGAAGGACCTTTTGGTCGTCGTGGACGATTTGGCCCTGCCTTTCGGAAAACTCCGGCTGAGAGCCAAAGGTTCGGACGGCGGGCATAACGGCCTCAAGTCTATTCACGCGCTGTTGGGAACCCCGGTTTATGCAAGGCTGCGCTGCGGCATCGGCCATCCGAGGGATCTTCCGCTTTCGGAAGAGGACCCTGAGGTGAGCCGCTATGTTCTGGCTCCTTTTCCCTCTCCGGAGAAGAAGGAGCTGCAAGTGCTCATGCGCAAAGGCCTTGAGGCCTGCCGGCTCTGGGCCGGCGGCACTTTCGAAAAGGCTGCAAACGCACTAACCCAAGTCTAG
- the rpsF gene encoding 30S ribosomal protein S6, whose protein sequence is MKLYEGIFVFSPQVGPDDRKTQEQSVEALIKKFEGKITERHDWGKRSLGYQIKKFRDGYFWVVNVELPPAKLVEFRKALELHPDLVKFMLTVKNPKLSTLPSARPAPSESDAPGRNYDAPARSYDAPARS, encoded by the coding sequence ATGAAACTGTACGAAGGCATTTTCGTTTTTTCCCCGCAGGTTGGCCCTGACGACCGCAAGACTCAGGAGCAGAGCGTCGAAGCCCTCATTAAAAAATTCGAAGGCAAGATCACCGAACGCCACGACTGGGGAAAGCGTTCTTTGGGGTATCAGATCAAAAAATTCCGCGACGGTTATTTTTGGGTCGTGAACGTCGAGCTTCCCCCCGCGAAACTCGTGGAATTCCGCAAAGCCCTCGAGCTGCATCCCGATCTTGTGAAGTTCATGCTGACCGTGAAAAATCCCAAATTGAGCACGCTGCCTTCCGCGCGGCCTGCTCCCAGCGAATCCGACGCTCCGGGGAGAAACTACGATGCTCCTGCGAGAAGTTACGACGCTCCCGCGAGAAGCTAA
- a CDS encoding single-stranded DNA-binding protein, which produces MAASFNKVLLMGNLTRDPELRYVPSGQPVTTFTVACNRTYVSQSGEKKEEVSFIRCVVWGKTAENCNEYLKKGSPVFVEGRLQSRSWEAQDGTKKSTIEVQAQSVQFLSRGGKSQDGAPDADVGDFEGASAPKSKGSKGSVSVSDSELQPDEEIPF; this is translated from the coding sequence ATGGCTGCCAGCTTCAACAAAGTCTTATTGATGGGAAATTTGACGCGCGACCCGGAACTCCGCTACGTTCCGTCCGGACAACCGGTCACTACGTTCACCGTGGCCTGCAATAGGACTTACGTTTCGCAGTCGGGAGAAAAAAAGGAAGAAGTAAGCTTCATTCGCTGCGTGGTGTGGGGCAAGACCGCCGAAAACTGCAACGAGTATCTCAAGAAGGGCAGCCCCGTTTTCGTGGAAGGGCGCCTTCAGAGCCGCAGCTGGGAAGCCCAGGACGGCACGAAGAAATCGACGATCGAAGTCCAGGCCCAGAGCGTGCAGTTTCTTTCCCGCGGCGGCAAGAGCCAGGATGGCGCCCCGGATGCCGACGTGGGCGATTTCGAAGGAGCGAGCGCTCCCAAGTCCAAAGGTTCCAAGGGATCGGTTTCGGTTTCGGATTCCGAACTCCAGCCTGACGAAGAAATTCCTTTCTAG
- the rpsR gene encoding 30S ribosomal protein S18, with product MPYVKREGRSSEGGDRFERGPRPGGRPGQDGKGPRGKGRGFLRKKQNRFNMVFAPKQEAVDYKDTERLGRFLTEKGKIIPRRITGLTAKQQRVLARAIRRARHAGLLPFQAD from the coding sequence ATGCCATACGTGAAAAGGGAAGGGCGCAGCAGCGAAGGCGGCGACCGTTTTGAAAGAGGCCCGCGGCCTGGCGGTCGTCCGGGACAGGACGGCAAAGGTCCTCGCGGAAAAGGCCGGGGTTTCCTCCGCAAGAAGCAGAACCGCTTCAACATGGTTTTCGCGCCGAAGCAGGAAGCCGTCGATTACAAGGACACGGAGCGTCTCGGACGCTTTCTGACCGAAAAAGGAAAAATCATCCCGCGCCGCATCACGGGACTCACGGCCAAGCAGCAGCGCGTTCTTGCCCGGGCCATCCGGCGCGCGCGCCACGCGGGACTTCTGCCTTTCCAGGCGGACTAA
- the rplI gene encoding 50S ribosomal protein L9 yields the protein MELILLQDVEKVGRKGEVVRVKEGFGRNFLLPRGYGLVANSANKKFVDDLKARAAKRREQEKDEAEGVAQKLKNVKIKLERQAGENEKLFGSVTADDIREALEERSYKFDKKQIQLKDPIRTLGAHQVTVEVYPQVKATLSIEVVAKA from the coding sequence ATGGAGCTTATTCTCCTTCAGGACGTTGAAAAAGTAGGACGCAAAGGCGAGGTGGTCAGAGTGAAAGAAGGCTTCGGCCGGAATTTCCTCCTGCCCCGCGGCTATGGCTTGGTTGCCAACTCGGCCAATAAAAAATTCGTCGATGATTTGAAGGCGCGTGCCGCGAAAAGGCGCGAGCAGGAAAAAGACGAAGCCGAGGGCGTGGCCCAGAAGCTCAAGAACGTCAAGATCAAGCTCGAGCGGCAGGCAGGCGAGAACGAGAAGCTTTTCGGCTCCGTGACCGCGGACGACATCCGCGAGGCCCTCGAAGAACGCAGCTACAAATTCGATAAGAAACAGATTCAGCTCAAGGACCCGATCCGCACCTTGGGGGCTCACCAGGTTACGGTCGAAGTTTATCCCCAAGTCAAGGCGACCCTTTCGATAGAAGTCGTTGCTAAAGCCTGA
- the dnaB gene encoding replicative DNA helicase, whose product MARAETLNNLIEKVPPQNRDAEMSVLGAMLFDVTAQLQAMQTLRSEYFYEEAHRRIFSAMNALFDHNQPIDLITVSEQLKRQDSLEAAGGTAYLTQLTTIVPTAAHIQQYCRIVKEKALTRGLIKNATMIVEKCFDAGEDSKKLLDDAERMIFEITQNQIEGKFYHLREIIHDSMERIDQLYQRKEHVTGLATGFSEFDVKTAGLQPSDLIIAAGRPSMGKSAWVSNVCENVGVKLKKGVAFFSLEMSREQLVQRLLCSYARVDAQAVRTGYLSHQDWPKLTKAAGILSESPIFIDDTPGQSVTEIRAKARRMKMQHDIQLVVIDYLQLIRGGGSVESRQQEISQISMSLKELARELRVPVIAVSQLSRAVENRQGNRPMLSDLRESGAIEQDADLVVFLFREEYYNPKPENENKAEAIIAKQRNGPIGTVEMVFQKKFTRFENMETHRTEETTL is encoded by the coding sequence ATGGCTCGTGCTGAAACCTTAAATAACCTGATCGAAAAGGTCCCTCCTCAGAATCGCGATGCCGAGATGAGCGTTCTCGGCGCCATGCTGTTCGATGTTACGGCCCAGCTGCAGGCCATGCAGACTCTCCGCAGCGAATACTTCTACGAAGAAGCCCACCGCCGCATTTTTTCCGCCATGAATGCGCTGTTCGACCACAATCAGCCCATCGACCTGATCACGGTTTCCGAACAGCTCAAGAGGCAGGATTCGCTGGAAGCGGCGGGCGGCACGGCTTATCTGACCCAGCTCACGACCATTGTGCCGACGGCCGCGCACATCCAGCAGTATTGCCGCATCGTGAAGGAAAAGGCGCTGACTCGCGGTCTCATCAAGAACGCGACCATGATCGTGGAGAAATGCTTCGATGCGGGCGAAGACTCCAAGAAGCTGCTCGATGATGCCGAGCGGATGATCTTCGAGATCACGCAAAACCAGATCGAAGGAAAGTTCTACCATCTCCGCGAAATCATCCACGACAGCATGGAGCGGATCGACCAGCTCTATCAGCGCAAAGAGCACGTGACCGGTCTCGCTACCGGTTTTTCGGAGTTCGACGTGAAGACCGCCGGGCTTCAGCCGTCCGACCTTATCATCGCCGCGGGCCGTCCCTCCATGGGAAAATCCGCGTGGGTCTCGAACGTCTGCGAGAACGTAGGCGTAAAGCTGAAAAAAGGCGTGGCCTTTTTCTCACTCGAAATGAGCCGGGAACAGCTCGTGCAGCGTCTTCTTTGCTCCTACGCGCGCGTGGACGCCCAGGCCGTCAGAACCGGCTATCTCTCGCACCAGGACTGGCCCAAACTCACGAAGGCCGCAGGCATTTTGTCCGAGTCGCCCATTTTTATCGACGACACACCCGGCCAATCCGTCACGGAAATCCGCGCCAAGGCGCGCCGCATGAAGATGCAGCACGACATCCAGCTCGTCGTAATCGACTACCTTCAGCTGATCCGCGGCGGCGGAAGCGTTGAGAGCCGTCAGCAGGAAATTTCCCAGATTTCAATGTCGCTCAAGGAACTCGCGCGTGAGCTGCGGGTCCCGGTTATCGCGGTTTCCCAATTGTCCCGCGCCGTGGAAAACCGCCAGGGCAACCGGCCCATGCTTTCCGATCTCCGCGAATCAGGCGCGATCGAGCAGGACGCTGATTTAGTAGTTTTCCTTTTTCGAGAAGAGTATTACAATCCTAAACCGGAGAACGAGAACAAAGCCGAGGCCATCATCGCCAAGCAGCGTAACGGACCGATCGGGACCGTGGAAATGGTCTTTCAGAAAAAGTTCACCCGATTTGAAAACATGGAAACCCACAGAACCGAGGAGACCACGTTGTGA